In one window of Bos taurus isolate L1 Dominette 01449 registration number 42190680 breed Hereford chromosome 4, ARS-UCD2.0, whole genome shotgun sequence DNA:
- the NOS3 gene encoding nitric oxide synthase, endothelial yields the protein MGNLKSVGQEPGPPCGLGLGLGLGLCGKQGPASPAPEPSRAPAPATPHAPDHSPAPNSPTLTRPPEGPKFPRVKNWELGSITYDTLCAQSQQDGPCTPRRCLGSLVLPRKLQTRPSPGPPPAEQLLSQARDFINQYYSSIKRSGSQAHEERLQEVEAEVASTGTYHLRESELVFGAKQAWRNAPRCVGRIQWGKLQVFDARDCSSAQEMFTYICNHIKYATNRGNLRSAITVFPQRAPGRGDFRIWNSQLVRYAGYRQQDGSVRGDPANVEITELCIQHGWTPGNGRFDVLPLLLQAPDEAPELFVLPPELVLEVPLEHPTLEWFAALGLRWYALPAVSNMLLEIGGLEFSAAPFSGWYMSTEIGTRNLCDPHRYNILEDVAVCMDLDTRTTSSLWKDKAAVEINLAVLHSFQLAKVTIVDHHAATVSFMKHLDNEQKARGGCPADWAWIVPPISGSLTPVFHQEMVNYILSPAFRYQPDPWKGSATKGAGITRKKTFKEVANAVKISASLMGTLMAKRVKATILYASETGRAQSYAQQLGRLFRKAFDPRVLCMDEYDVVSLEHEALVLVVTSTFGNGDPPENGESFAAALMEMSGPYNSSPRPEQHKSYKIRFNSVSCSDPLVSSWRRKRKESSNTDSAGALGTLRFCVFGLGSRAYPHFCAFARAVDTRLEELGGERLLQLGQGDELCGQEEAFRGWAKAAFQASCETFCVGEEAKAAAQDIFSPKRSWKRQRYRLSTQAEGLQLLPGLIHVHRRKMFQATVLSVENLQSSKSTRATILVRLDTAGQEGLQYQPGDHIGICPPNRPGLVEALLSRVEDPPPPTESVAVEQLEKGSPGGPPPSWVRDPRLPPCTLRQALTFFLDITSPPSPRLLRLLSTLAEEPSEQQELETLSQDPRRYEEWKWFRCPTLLEVLEQFPSVALPAPLLLTQLPLLQPRYYSVSSAPNAHPGEVHLTVAVLAYRTQDGLGPLHYGVCSTWLSQLKTGDPVPCFIRGAPSFRLPPDPYVPCILVGPGTGIAPFRGFWQERLHDIESKGLQPAPMTLVFGCRCSQLDHLYRDEVQDAQERGVFGRVLTAFSREPDSPKTYVQDILRTELAAEVHRVLCLERGHMFVCGDVTMATSVLQTVQRILATEGDMELDEAGDVIGVLRDQQRYHEDIFGLTLRTQEVTSRIRTQSFSLQERHLRGAVPWAFDPPGPDTPGP from the exons ATGGGCAACTTGAAGAGTGTGGGCCAGGAGCCCGGGCCCCCCTGcggcctggggctggggctgggcctcGGGCTATGCGGCAagcagggcccagcctccccgGCACCTGAGCCCAGCCGGGCCCCCGCACCCGCCACCCCGCACGCGCCAGACCACAG CCCAGCTCCCAACAGCCCCACGCTGACCCGGCCTCCGGAGGGGCCCAAGTTCCCTCGCGTGAAGAACTGGGAGCTGGGGAGCATCACCTACGACACTCTGTGCGCGCAGTCCCAACAG GACGGGCCCTGCACTCCCAGGCGCTGCCTGGGCTCCCTGGTGTTGCCCCGGAAACTGCAGACCCGGCCCTCCCCGGGACCTCCACCCGCTGAGCAGCTGCTGAGCCAGGCCAGGGACTTCATCAACCAGTACTACAGCTCCATCAAGAG GAGCGGCTCCCAGGCTCACGAGGAGCGGCTTCAGGAGGTGGAGGCCGAGGTGGCATCCACGGGCACCTACCACCTCCGAGAGAGTGAGCTGGTGTTCGGGGCCAAGCAGGCCTGGCGCAATGCACCCCGCTGCGTGGGCCGCATCCAGTGGGGGAAGCTGCAG GTGTTTGATGCCCGGGACTGCAGCTCAGCACAGGAGATGTTCACCTACATCTGCAACCACATCAAGTACGCCACCAACCGCGGCAACCTTCG CTCGGCCATCACAGTGTTCCCGCAGCGCGCCCCGGGCCGCGGAGACTTCCGGATCTGGAACAGCCAGCTGGTGCGCTACGCAGGCTACAGACAGCAGGATGGCTCTGTGCGTGGGGACCCAGCCAACGTGGAGATCACGGAG CTCTGCATCCAGCACGGCTGGACCCCCGGAAACGGCCGCTTCGACGTGCTGCccctgctgctccaggccccagacGAGGCTCCAGAGCTCTTTGTTCTGCCCCCCGAGCTGGTCCTTGAAGTGCCCCTGGAGCACCCCAC ACTGGAGTGGTTCGCGGCCCTGGGCCTGCGATGGTATGCCCTCCCGGCCGTGTCCAACATGCTGCTGGAAATCGGGGGTCTGGAGTTCTCCGCGGCCCCCTTCAGCGGCTGGTACATGAGCACGGAGATTGGCACGCGGAACCTGTGTGACCCTCACCGCTACAATATCCTGGAG gatGTGGCCGTCTGCATGGACCTCGACACGCGGACCACCTCGTCCCTGTGGAAGGACAAGGCGGCCGTGGAGATCAAcctggctgtgctgcacagcttTCAG ctcGCCAAGGTGACCATCGTGGACCACCACGCCGCCACGGTGTCCTTCATGAAGCACCTGGACAACGAGCAGAAGGCCAGGGGGGGCTGCCCCGCCGACTGGGCCTGGATCGTGCCCCCCATCTCAGGCAGCCTCACGCCCGTCTTCCACCAGGAGATGGTCAACTACATCCTGTCCCCTGCCTTCCGCTACCAG CCAGACCCCTGGAAAGGGAGCGCGACCAAGGGCGCCGGCATCACCAGGAAGAAGACCTTTAAGGAAGTGGCCAA CGCGGTGAAGATCTCTGCCTCACTCATGGGCACCCTGATGGCCAAGCGAGTGAAAGCAACCATCCTGTACGCCTCTGAGACCGGCCGGGCCCAGAGCTACGCTCAGCAGCTGGGGAGGCTCTTCCGGAAGGCCTTCGATCCCCGG GTCCTGTGCATGGATGAGTATGACGTGGTGTCCCTGGAGCACGAGGCACTGGTGCTGGTGGTGACCAGCACCTTTGGGAATGGCGATCCCCCGGAGAATGGAGAG AGTTTTGCAGCTGCCCTGATGGAGATGTCGGGGCCCTACAACAGCTCCCCACGGCCGGAACAGCACAA GAGTTACAAGATCCGCTTCAACAGCGTCTCCTGCTCAGACCCGCTGGTGTCCTCCTGGCGGCGGAAGAGAAAGGAGTCCAGCAACACAGACAGTGCGGGGGCCCTGGGGACCCTCAG GTTCTGTGTGTTCGGACTGGGCTCCCGGGCATACCCCCACTTCTGCGCCTTCGCGCGAGCGGTGGACACCCGGCTGGAAGAGCTTGGAGGGGAGCGGCTGCTGCAGCTGGGCCAGGGCGATGAGCTCTGCGGCCAGGAAGAGGCCTTCCGTGGTTGGGCAAAGGCGGCCTTCCAG GCCTCCTGTGAGACCTTCTGCGTTGGGGAGGAGGCCAAGGCCGCCGCCCAGGACATCTTCAGCCCCAAACGGAGCTGGAAACGCCAGAGGTACCGGCTGAGCACCCAGGCCGAGGGCCTCCAGCTGCTGCCAG GCCTGATCCACGTGCACAGACGGAAGATGTTTCAGGCCACAGTCCTCTCGGTGGAAAATCTGCAAAGCAGCAAGTCCAC ccgGGCCACCATCCTGGTGCGCCTGGACACTGCAGGCCAGGAGGGGCTGCAGTACCAGCCGGGGGACCACATAGGCATCTGCCCGCCCAACCGGCCGGGCCTGGTGGAGGCGCTGCTGAGCCGCGTGGAGGACCCGCCACCGCCCACCGAGTCTGTGGCTGTGGAGCAGCTGGAGAAAGGCAGCCCAG gcGGCCCTCCTCCCAGCTGGGTGCGGGACCCACGGCTGCCCCCGTGCACGCTGCGCCAGGCTCTCACCTTCTTCCTGGACATCacctccccacccagcccccgGCTTCTCCGACTGCTCAGCACCCTGGCCGAAGAACCCAGCGAGCAGCAGGAGCTTGAGACCCTCAGTCAG gaCCCCCGGCGCTACGAGGAGTGGAAGTGGTTCCGCTGCCCCACGCTGCTGGAGGTGCTGGAGCAGTTCCCGTCCGTGGCGCTGCCCGCCCCGCTGCTCCTCACCCAGCTGCCCCTGCTGCAGCCCCGGTACTACTCTGTCAGCTCGGCCCCCAACGCCCACCCCGGAGAGGTCCACCTCACAGTGGCCGTGCTGGCGTACAGGACCCAAG aTGGGCTGGGCCCCCTACACTACGGGGTCTGCTCCACATGGCTGAGCCAGCTCAAGACTGGAGACCCCGTGCCCTGCTTCATCAGGGG GGCTCCCTCCTTCCGGCTGCCGCCTGACCCCTACGTGCCCTGCATCCTCGTGGGCCCTGGCACTGGCATCGCCCCCTTCCGGGGATTTTGGCAGGAGAGGCTGCATGACATTGAGAGCAAAG GGCTGCAGCCCGCCCCCATGACCCTGGTGTTCGGCTGCCGCTGCTCCCAACTCGACCATCTCTACCGCGACGAGGTGCAGGACGCCCAGGAGCGCGGGGTGTTTGGCCGCGTCCTCACCGCCTTCTCCCGGGAACCTGACAGCCCCAAG ACCTACGTACAGGACATCCTGAGAACCGAGCTGGCTGCCGAGGTGCACCGCGTGCTGTGCCTCGAGCGGGGCCACATGTTTGTCTGCGGCGATGTCACTATGGCAACCAGCGTCCTGCAGACGGTGCAGCGCATCTTGGCGACAGAGGGCGACATGGAGCTGGACGAGGCGGGCGACGTCATCGGCGTGCTGCGG GATCAGCAACGCTATCACGAGGACATTTTCGGCCTCACGCTGCGCACCCAGGAGGTGACAAGCCGTATACGTACCCAGAGCTTTTCCCTGCAGGAGCGGCATCTGCGGGGCGCGGTGCCCTGGGCCTTCGACCCGCCCGGCCCAGACACCCCCGGCCCCTGA
- the NOS3 gene encoding nitric oxide synthase 3 isoform X1, whose amino-acid sequence MFTYICNHIKYATNRGNLRSAITVFPQRAPGRGDFRIWNSQLVRYAGYRQQDGSVRGDPANVEITELCIQHGWTPGNGRFDVLPLLLQAPDEAPELFVLPPELVLEVPLEHPTLEWFAALGLRWYALPAVSNMLLEIGGLEFSAAPFSGWYMSTEIGTRNLCDPHRYNILEDVAVCMDLDTRTTSSLWKDKAAVEINLAVLHSFQLAKVTIVDHHAATVSFMKHLDNEQKARGGCPADWAWIVPPISGSLTPVFHQEMVNYILSPAFRYQPDPWKGSATKGAGITRKKTFKEVANAVKISASLMGTLMAKRVKATILYASETGRAQSYAQQLGRLFRKAFDPRVLCMDEYDVVSLEHEALVLVVTSTFGNGDPPENGESFAAALMEMSGPYNSSPRPEQHKSYKIRFNSVSCSDPLVSSWRRKRKESSNTDSAGALGTLRFCVFGLGSRAYPHFCAFARAVDTRLEELGGERLLQLGQGDELCGQEEAFRGWAKAAFQASCETFCVGEEAKAAAQDIFSPKRSWKRQRYRLSTQAEGLQLLPGLIHVHRRKMFQATVLSVENLQSSKSTRATILVRLDTAGQEGLQYQPGDHIGICPPNRPGLVEALLSRVEDPPPPTESVAVEQLEKGSPGGPPPSWVRDPRLPPCTLRQALTFFLDITSPPSPRLLRLLSTLAEEPSEQQELETLSQDPRRYEEWKWFRCPTLLEVLEQFPSVALPAPLLLTQLPLLQPRYYSVSSAPNAHPGEVHLTVAVLAYRTQDGLGPLHYGVCSTWLSQLKTGDPVPCFIRGAPSFRLPPDPYVPCILVGPGTGIAPFRGFWQERLHDIESKGLQPAPMTLVFGCRCSQLDHLYRDEVQDAQERGVFGRVLTAFSREPDSPKTYVQDILRTELAAEVHRVLCLERGHMFVCGDVTMATSVLQTVQRILATEGDMELDEAGDVIGVLRDQQRYHEDIFGLTLRTQEVTSRIRTQSFSLQERHLRGAVPWAFDPPGPDTPGP is encoded by the exons ATGTTCACCTACATCTGCAACCACATCAAGTACGCCACCAACCGCGGCAACCTTCG CTCGGCCATCACAGTGTTCCCGCAGCGCGCCCCGGGCCGCGGAGACTTCCGGATCTGGAACAGCCAGCTGGTGCGCTACGCAGGCTACAGACAGCAGGATGGCTCTGTGCGTGGGGACCCAGCCAACGTGGAGATCACGGAG CTCTGCATCCAGCACGGCTGGACCCCCGGAAACGGCCGCTTCGACGTGCTGCccctgctgctccaggccccagacGAGGCTCCAGAGCTCTTTGTTCTGCCCCCCGAGCTGGTCCTTGAAGTGCCCCTGGAGCACCCCAC ACTGGAGTGGTTCGCGGCCCTGGGCCTGCGATGGTATGCCCTCCCGGCCGTGTCCAACATGCTGCTGGAAATCGGGGGTCTGGAGTTCTCCGCGGCCCCCTTCAGCGGCTGGTACATGAGCACGGAGATTGGCACGCGGAACCTGTGTGACCCTCACCGCTACAATATCCTGGAG gatGTGGCCGTCTGCATGGACCTCGACACGCGGACCACCTCGTCCCTGTGGAAGGACAAGGCGGCCGTGGAGATCAAcctggctgtgctgcacagcttTCAG ctcGCCAAGGTGACCATCGTGGACCACCACGCCGCCACGGTGTCCTTCATGAAGCACCTGGACAACGAGCAGAAGGCCAGGGGGGGCTGCCCCGCCGACTGGGCCTGGATCGTGCCCCCCATCTCAGGCAGCCTCACGCCCGTCTTCCACCAGGAGATGGTCAACTACATCCTGTCCCCTGCCTTCCGCTACCAG CCAGACCCCTGGAAAGGGAGCGCGACCAAGGGCGCCGGCATCACCAGGAAGAAGACCTTTAAGGAAGTGGCCAA CGCGGTGAAGATCTCTGCCTCACTCATGGGCACCCTGATGGCCAAGCGAGTGAAAGCAACCATCCTGTACGCCTCTGAGACCGGCCGGGCCCAGAGCTACGCTCAGCAGCTGGGGAGGCTCTTCCGGAAGGCCTTCGATCCCCGG GTCCTGTGCATGGATGAGTATGACGTGGTGTCCCTGGAGCACGAGGCACTGGTGCTGGTGGTGACCAGCACCTTTGGGAATGGCGATCCCCCGGAGAATGGAGAG AGTTTTGCAGCTGCCCTGATGGAGATGTCGGGGCCCTACAACAGCTCCCCACGGCCGGAACAGCACAA GAGTTACAAGATCCGCTTCAACAGCGTCTCCTGCTCAGACCCGCTGGTGTCCTCCTGGCGGCGGAAGAGAAAGGAGTCCAGCAACACAGACAGTGCGGGGGCCCTGGGGACCCTCAG GTTCTGTGTGTTCGGACTGGGCTCCCGGGCATACCCCCACTTCTGCGCCTTCGCGCGAGCGGTGGACACCCGGCTGGAAGAGCTTGGAGGGGAGCGGCTGCTGCAGCTGGGCCAGGGCGATGAGCTCTGCGGCCAGGAAGAGGCCTTCCGTGGTTGGGCAAAGGCGGCCTTCCAG GCCTCCTGTGAGACCTTCTGCGTTGGGGAGGAGGCCAAGGCCGCCGCCCAGGACATCTTCAGCCCCAAACGGAGCTGGAAACGCCAGAGGTACCGGCTGAGCACCCAGGCCGAGGGCCTCCAGCTGCTGCCAG GCCTGATCCACGTGCACAGACGGAAGATGTTTCAGGCCACAGTCCTCTCGGTGGAAAATCTGCAAAGCAGCAAGTCCAC ccgGGCCACCATCCTGGTGCGCCTGGACACTGCAGGCCAGGAGGGGCTGCAGTACCAGCCGGGGGACCACATAGGCATCTGCCCGCCCAACCGGCCGGGCCTGGTGGAGGCGCTGCTGAGCCGCGTGGAGGACCCGCCACCGCCCACCGAGTCTGTGGCTGTGGAGCAGCTGGAGAAAGGCAGCCCAG gcGGCCCTCCTCCCAGCTGGGTGCGGGACCCACGGCTGCCCCCGTGCACGCTGCGCCAGGCTCTCACCTTCTTCCTGGACATCacctccccacccagcccccgGCTTCTCCGACTGCTCAGCACCCTGGCCGAAGAACCCAGCGAGCAGCAGGAGCTTGAGACCCTCAGTCAG gaCCCCCGGCGCTACGAGGAGTGGAAGTGGTTCCGCTGCCCCACGCTGCTGGAGGTGCTGGAGCAGTTCCCGTCCGTGGCGCTGCCCGCCCCGCTGCTCCTCACCCAGCTGCCCCTGCTGCAGCCCCGGTACTACTCTGTCAGCTCGGCCCCCAACGCCCACCCCGGAGAGGTCCACCTCACAGTGGCCGTGCTGGCGTACAGGACCCAAG aTGGGCTGGGCCCCCTACACTACGGGGTCTGCTCCACATGGCTGAGCCAGCTCAAGACTGGAGACCCCGTGCCCTGCTTCATCAGGGG GGCTCCCTCCTTCCGGCTGCCGCCTGACCCCTACGTGCCCTGCATCCTCGTGGGCCCTGGCACTGGCATCGCCCCCTTCCGGGGATTTTGGCAGGAGAGGCTGCATGACATTGAGAGCAAAG GGCTGCAGCCCGCCCCCATGACCCTGGTGTTCGGCTGCCGCTGCTCCCAACTCGACCATCTCTACCGCGACGAGGTGCAGGACGCCCAGGAGCGCGGGGTGTTTGGCCGCGTCCTCACCGCCTTCTCCCGGGAACCTGACAGCCCCAAG ACCTACGTACAGGACATCCTGAGAACCGAGCTGGCTGCCGAGGTGCACCGCGTGCTGTGCCTCGAGCGGGGCCACATGTTTGTCTGCGGCGATGTCACTATGGCAACCAGCGTCCTGCAGACGGTGCAGCGCATCTTGGCGACAGAGGGCGACATGGAGCTGGACGAGGCGGGCGACGTCATCGGCGTGCTGCGG GATCAGCAACGCTATCACGAGGACATTTTCGGCCTCACGCTGCGCACCCAGGAGGTGACAAGCCGTATACGTACCCAGAGCTTTTCCCTGCAGGAGCGGCATCTGCGGGGCGCGGTGCCCTGGGCCTTCGACCCGCCCGGCCCAGACACCCCCGGCCCCTGA